The following are from one region of the Primulina eburnea isolate SZY01 chromosome 17, ASM2296580v1, whole genome shotgun sequence genome:
- the LOC140817826 gene encoding AT-hook motif nuclear-localized protein 16-like gives MAGGGDLTFPGTKPTFENDQRIDAATRRPRGRPAGSKNKPKPPIIITRDSANALKAQAMEVTSGCDLSESLINFARKKQRGICVLSATGCVTNVALRQPSSSGSIVTLHGRFEILSLLGSILPPPAPPGVTGLTIYLAGAQGQVVGGNVVGALIASGPVVIMAATFMNATFDRLPFDEDDEVNVAVVNQRDVSEVYGIPQSLITNGNLPSEGYSWPLGRALAKST, from the exons atggcaGGAGGAGGAGATCTCACATTCCCTGGAACTAAACCCACATTTGAAAACGACCAACGGATCGATGCAGCAACAAGGCGACCCCGTGGTAGGCCCGCCGGGTCCAAGAACAAGCCGAAGCCCCCGATAATCATCACTAGGGATAGTGCTAATGCGTTGAAGGCACAGGCGATGGAGGTGACTTCAGGTTGTGACTTGAGCGAGAGTTTGATAAATTTTGCGCGTAAAAAACAACGTGGCATCTGCGTGCTTAGTGCTACGGGTTGTGTTACTAATGTCGCGTTGCGACAGCCATCGTCTTCGGGATCGATTGTCACACTCCATGGAAG ATTTGAGATCCTTTCTTTACTCGGTTCGATTCTGCCTCCACCGGCGCCGCCAGGGGTGACGGGTCTGACCATCTATCTCGCCGGAGCTCAGGGACAAGTCGTGGGAGGAAATGTGGTGGGGGCACTGATTGCTTCCGGCCCTGTGGTGATCATGGCCGCGACTTTCATGAATGCAACTTTCGATCGCCTGCCTTTCGACGAAGACGACGAGGTTAACGTCGCTGTTGTGAATCAGCGCGACGTCTCCGAGGTTTACGGGATTCCGCAGAGTCTGATCACCAACGGTAACTTGCCTTCCGAGGGTTATTCATGGCCATTGGGCCGGGCTTTAGCAAAGTCTACGTAA